The Streptomyces sp. NBC_01363 region CGGCGATCGAGCGGTCGCCCGACCCCCTGGCCGCGAGCGTGCCGTGGCTGCCGCCGCGGCGGCTGACCGAGCCGCCGCTCTCGCCGCGCGAGGGGGCTTCGAGCGGGGTCACCGCGTTTCCGGCGCCCGTGGCACGGGCCGCGGAGCTGAAACCCGCGCCCGGCTGCAGGGCGCCGCCGAGCGCGATGGCCGCCAGCGAGACGGCACTCGCCGCCGCGAAGGCGAATCTCCGGCCGCGCCAGGGCGACCGCTCCGCCTCGCGGCCCACCTCGTGGATCCGGAAGCCGGAACGGGAGGAGCCACCCGGCAGTACGGCGGTCGAGCCGTGCGGGGTCGGGAGGAAGCCGAAGCCGCCGAGCGGCCGGTTCCCCGACGAGTCCGGGCGGCTGCCGGACGGCTGGATCACGGGGAAGAGGCCGTCCGCGAAGCGCCCGGAGCCGCCGAATGGTCTGTCCTGGCTGTCGTCGTCACCCCCCGGCCCCCCGGGAAGGCCCTGCAGCCGGGCGAGGAACCCCTCGGACGGCGACGGCGGGGCGGACTGGGCGAAGACACTTTTCAGGCGTCGCTGCGCCGCTGCCTCGGCCTTGCACTTGGCGCAGGTCGCGAGGTGGGCGAGCACCCGCTCGCGGGCGTCGTGTTTCAGCTCGCCGTCGACAAGCGCGGCGAGGCGGTCCCCCAGGTGTTGTTCCGCGGGGGTCGGACCTGTGCCGCTCACGCCGTTCCGCCCTCCCCCGCCAGGACCGCGCCCGCCAGCGAGCGCTGCTCGGCACGGGCCTCGGGCGAACGGTGCTGCAACGCCTTGCGCAGGTGCGAGCGACCGCGGTGGATACGGCTGCGCACGGTGCCGAGCTTCACGCCCAGCGTCGCGGCGATCTCCTCGTACGAAAGTCCCTCGATGTCACAGAGCACGACGGCGGCACGGAATTCGGGCGCGAGGGTGTCCAGCGCCTGCTGCACATCCGCGTCGAAGTGGGTGTCGTTGAAGACCTGCTGCGGGGACGGCTCACGGCTCGGCAGTCGCTCGGCGGCGTCGTCGCCCAGGGAGTCGAAGCGGATCCGCTGCTTACGACGGACCATGTCCAGGAACAGGTTGGTCGTGATGCGGTGCAGCCAGCCCTCGAACGTGCCCGGCGTGTAGGTCGACAGCGACCGGAACACGCGGACGAAGACCTCTTGCGTGAGGTCCTCGGCGTCGTGCTGGTTGCCCGTCAGCCGGTAGGCGAGGCGGTAGACCCGGCCGCTGTGCGTGCTGACGATCTCTTCCCATGAGGGTGGCGTCCACGCCTGGGAGTCCCCATCTGAGGCGAAGGTCGCGGTCGTCGCGGAGACGTTGGAAGAACGGTCAGCAATGTTGGTCACGGATTTCGGCTCACCCGCCGACCTGAGAAAGCGCCGCAGCACTCCTCCCCGATCCACAGGCGCAGCCGCACCTCCCCTATCGGCTCTGGTGGTGTCCAGTGGAGCCCCTACCATAGCCACCTCGCCCGTTAGCTCCGGATAAGCCTTTTTCCTGCTGGGGCCGGGGATCGCCCCCGGGAACCGCCGGCCGGTGGATCCCGGACCCGATCCGCGGGCCGATTCCACAGGCTCTCCCCTGCGCCTTCATAACGCCCGGTCCCATCTGCGGGTTCCCGGGTGCAGCGGATACAGTCACCGTTGCGCCAACTACGGGGACAGGAGAGGGTCATTACCGCCAACCGGCAGACGAGCTGGGCGTTCGCCGACGCCTTTGTCGCCGAGGACGAAGCACTGCGCTGGGCCCGGGACCGGGCCCGGGAGGCGGGGCTCCGCTCGGTGTCGCCAGGTACCGGCGCCGCGCTGCGCTTGCTCGCTGCCACGACGGACGCCAAAGCGGTGGCCGAAATCGGCACCGGGACCGGCGTGTCCGGGCTCTATCTGCTGCACGGAATGCGGCCCGACGGCGTGCTGACCACGGTCGACCCGGAGCCCGAGCGCCAGCAGTTCGCCCGTGAGGCCTTCCGGGCCGCGGGGTACGCCGCCAATCGGGCCCGCTTCATTCCCGGCCGCGCCCTGGACGTGCTGCCGCGGCTCGCGGACGGCGGATACGACCTCATGTTCTGCGACGGCGACCGGCTGGAGAGCCTGGACTGTCTCGCTGAATCGTTGCGCCTGCTGCGCCCCGGCGGCCTGGTCTGCTTCGAGGGCGTCTTCGCGGACGGCCGTACGGTCGACTCCGCGGCGCAGCCCGCGGAGGTACTGCGGCTGCGGGAGCTGCTGCGTGCGGTGCGGGAGAGCCAGGAACTGATGGCGACGCTGTTGCCGGTGGGCGACGGGCTGCTGTGCGCGGTGCGTAGGGGCTGACGCCCACGGCCACGGGGCCCGGGGACTCGCCCGCGCCCCGGACGGGCCGGACGGTCAGGAACGATCGGTCAGGTCGGCCGGTCGTTCTGTCGGGAACGATCGTGAACGCATCACTGCCCCGGCACGGACACCGTGCCGGGGCAGTGATGAAGTGTGGGCGCCTCTGCTCAGCCGACGACCTTCTTGAGGGCATCGCCGAGTGCATCGGCCTCGTCCGGAGTCAGCTCCACGACAAGCCGACCGCCGCCTTCGAGCGGAACGCGCATGACGATGCCCCGCCCCTCCTTTGTCACCTCGAGCGGGCCGTCGCCCGTCCGCGGCTTCATGGCCGCCATGCTCGTTCCCCTTCCTGAAACCAGCTCATCGCAACCGGCGGCCCCATGACAGGCGCTGTGTCACCGGCATCGAACACATTGCTTCCAGGCCATTATCCCGCATCACAGACCCCGATGACCAACATCGGTCGGCATCGCTTGCGCAACGCGCTCTCTCAAAACCACCCAATTCGGCGATCGGCCTGCGATACTCCGCCGCCCGCACCCCCGCATCGGGGCTCAATTGTTAGACGCAGGTCACATGTCGGCTCCCGCCCGAGTCGGCCATGCTTGCCTGGACAGGCATAGCCCGAGTGCGAAGGGGACGACGAAATGGCCGACCACATGGCGGACAGCGTGCGCTACGAAGTGAGCGACGGACTCGCGACGATCACGATCAACCGTCCCGACGCGATGAACGCCATGAACACCGCGGCCAAGGTGGCGCTCCGTGACGCGCTGAAGTCGGCGGCGGCCGACACCGCCGTACGTGCCGTTCTGCTCACCGCGACCGGGCGGGCGTTCTGCGTCGGCCAGGATCTCAAGGAGCATGTGGCCACGCTCGAAAGCACCCGCGAGGCGGGCAGCGGCAATGCGCTGAGCACGGTGCAGGAGCACTACAACCCGATCGTGCGGGCCATCGCCGAGATGCCCAAGCCGGTCGTCGCCGGGGTCAACGGGGTCGCCGCCGGTGCCGGTTTCGGCTTCGCGCTCGCCTGCGACTACCGGGTCGTCGCCGACAGCGCCTCGTTCAACACCTCCTTCGCCGGAGTGGCCCTCACCGCCGACTCGGGCGTCTCCTGGACGCTGCCGCGCCTGATCGGGCAGAGCCGCGCCGCCGACCTGCTGCTCTTCCCGCGCTCGATCTCCGCGCAGGACGCCCATGAGCTGGGCATCGTGAACAAGCTGGTGCCCGCCGCCGACCTGGCCGCCGAGGCCGCCGCCGTGGCCCGCGCCCTGGCGTCCGGCCCCACGGTGGCGTACGCGGCGCTGAAGGAGTCCCTGGCCTACGGCGCCGGTCACACGCTGAGCGAGGCGCTGGAGAAGGAGGACGAGCTCCAGACCAGGGCGGGCGCGTCCGAGGACCACACGATCGCGGTGCAGGCGTTCCTGCACAAGGAGAAGCCGAAGTACCTCGGCCGGTAGCCGCCGGACGGCCTGCGCCCGCACGGCCCTACGCCCGGCCGCCGCGCGCCACGCAGTCGGCCAGGTGGTCGTCGACCAGGCCGCAGGCCTGCATCAGGGCGTAGGCCGTCGTGGGTCCGACGAAGCGCACACCGCGCTTCTTGAGGTCCTTGGCCAGCGCCGTGGACTCCGGTGTGACCGCCGGGACGTCGCCGAGGGTGCGCGGGGCGGGGCGGCCCGCCGGGTCGGGGGCGTAGGACCAGATCAGTTCGTCCAGCTCGCCGGCGCCCCAGCCGGCCAGCACCTTGGCGTTGGCGAGGGTCGCCTCGATCTTCGCGCGGTTACGGATGATGCCGGCGTCGGCGAGGAGGCGCTCCTTGTCGGCGTCGGTGAACTCGGCCACCGCGGGGATCTTGAACCCGGCGAAGGCGGAGCGGAAGCCCTCCCGGCGGCGCAGGATCGTCAGCCAGGAGAGGCCCGACTGGAAGGCCTCCAGGCAGAGCCGCTCGAAGAGGGCGTCGTCGCCGTGGACGGGCCGGCCCCATTCGGTGTCGTGATACGTGAGGTAGTCCTCGGTGGAGAGCCCCCAGGGACAGCGCAGTCCGCCGTCCGGGGCCGCTTCCGCGCCGCCGCTCATCGCCGGGGCTCCTCTCCGGGGTGCTCGGTCGGCCGCGGGTCCTGCCGGGGCGCCTCCCACGGCGCCTGCGGACGGTCCTCGGGCCCCTCCCACCCCTGCTGCGGCTGTTCCTGCGGGCGGTTCTCGGGCCCCTCCCACCCCTGCTGCGACTGTTCCTGCGGACGGTCCTCGGGCCGCTCCCGGCCCGGCTGCGGCTGTTCCTGCGGACGCTCGATGAGACCGGGGCCGCCGACCGCGGTCGCCTGCGCGCCGGCCAGCGCCGATTCCAGCTCCGCGATCCGCGCGTCCCGCTCGGCGAGCTCGGCGCTGAGCCGGTCGAGCGCCTCGTCGACATCCATCATGCGGTAGCCGCGCACGGCCACCGGCAGCCGCAGCGCGTCGACATCCGCGCGGCCGACCGGCCGGGTCGCGGGCAGCGGGTCGGTCAGCTGCTCGGGCGCCACGTCCTGCAGGACGGCGCTCTTCCCCCCGCCGACCACCGCGAGGGTGACCGCGGCCACGACCACGACCATCGTCACCAGCAAGAACCAGAACACGCGCATCTCCCCGGGAGCGGAAACCTGTCCGGGTCCGATCGTGCCATGCGGCACCGACAGCCGGTGCCCACCGGCCAGGCACTAGGGTCTGTCCGGCGGCTCAGGCGCGCCCCCGGCCATGATCCGCCGGCCGGACCCTGGGGTCGCAGGCGACTCACGGGTGATCTACCAGAGGAGAAACGCGGGATGCGAAGCGGTGCGCTCAGGCTGGGGCGGCGCGAATTCGGTGCGCACGAGCCGGTGATCATGGCGATCGTGAACCGTACCCCGGACTCCTTCTACGACCAGGGCGCGACCTTCCGGGACGAACCCGCGCTCGCCCGGGTCGAGCAGGCCATCGCGGACGGTGCGGCGATCGTCGACATCGGGGGTGTGAAGGCGGGTCCCGGCGAGGAGGTGACCGCCGAGGAGGAGGCGCGCCGCACGGTCGGGTTCGTCGCGGAGGTGCGCCGCCGTCACCCGGACGTGGTGATCAGCGTCGACACCTGGCGCCACGATGTCGGCGAGGCGGTCTGCGAGGCTGGCGCGGATGTGCTGAACGACGCGTGGGGCGGCGTCGACCCGAAGCTCGCGGAGGTCGCCGCGCGGTACGGCGCCGGTCTGGTGTGCACGCACGCGGGCGGCGCCGAGCCGCGCACCCGGCCGCACCGGATCGCGTACGACGACGTGATGGCGGACATCCTGCGGGTGACGGTGGGGCTGGCCGAGCGCGCGGTCGCGCTCGGGGTGCGGGCCGACGGGATCATGATCGATCCCGGTCATGATTTCGGGAAGAACACCCGGCACTCCCTGGAGGCGACGCGCCGGCTCGGCGAGATGACGAAGACCGGCTGGCCGGTGCTCGTCTCGCTGTCCAACAAGGACTTCGTCGGCGAGACGCTCGACCGCCCGGTGAAGGAGCGGGTGATCGGGACGCTGGCGACCACGGCCGTGTCGGCGTGGCTGGGGGCGCAGGTGTACCGGGTGCACGAGGTGGCGGAGACCCGGCAGGTGCTGGACATGGTGGCGTCCATCGCGGGGCACCGGGACCCGGCCGTGGCCCGGCGCGGACTGGCGTGACCGGGGCGGGGACGGGGCCCTGGGGCGGGCCCCGCTCCCCGGACGGGCACTACCGGCCGACCTCCTTCGTCACGAGGTCGACCGCCTCGTCCACGTCGTCCGTGACGTGGAACAGCAGCAGGTCGTGCTCGGACGCCTTGCCCTGCGCCACCACCGTGTCCCGCAGCCAGTCCACGAGACCGCTCCAGTACTCGGTGCCGAACAGCACGATCGGGAAGCGGGTGACCTTGCCCGTCTGGACGAGGGTGAGCGCCTCGAAGAGTTCGTCCAGGGTGCCGAGACCGCCGGGCAGCACGACGAATCCCTGCGCGTACTTCACGAACATCGTCTTGCGGACGAAGAAGTAGCGGAAGTTGACACCGATATCGACGTGCGGGTTGAGGCCGGACTCGAAGGGCAGCTCGATGCCGAGACCGACCGAGACGCCCTTCGCCTCCCGCGCCCCCTTGTTCGCCGCCTCCATCGCCCCCGGCCCGCCTCCGGTGATCACCGCGAAGCCGGCCTCGACCAGGGCCTTGCCGATCCGTACGCCCGCCTCGTAGTCGGGTCCGCCGGCCGGAGTGCGGGCCGAACCGAAGACGCTGATCGCGCTCGGCAGCTCGGCCAGCGCGCCGAATCCCTCGACGAACTCCGACTGGATGCGCATCACCCGCCAGGGGTCGGTGTGCACCCACTCGGAGTCGCCCTCGGTGTCCAGCAACCGCTGATCGGTGGTGCCGGGCTGTACCTGTTCCCTGCGGCGCAGTACCGGTCCGAGCCGCTGCTCCTCCGGGACCTGCGCTCCCTCGGGGTTGCCCATGACCTGCTCCCTCCGACGACGATCGACGACCGGAAGATCCAGGAGGATCAATGGTCATCCGTGTCAGGTCAGGGTAGATCCATGGAGGTTACGGACAGGGGAATGCCGTGGGTCAGCCGGTGAGCCAGGAGCGGAGCCGCTCCTCGCAGTGGGTGATCCGCTCGACCACCACGTGCTCGTCGCGCTTGTGGGCGAACAGCGGGTCGCCCGGTCCGTAGTTCACGGCGGGGACGCCGAGGGAGCCGAAGCGGGAGACGTCCGTCCAGCCGAACTTGGGCCGGGCGGTGCCGCCCACCGCCGCCATGAACGCCTTGGCCGCCGGGTGGGAGAGGCCGGGCATGGCCGCGCCCGAGTGGTCGTCGACGACGAATTCGGCGACGCCGCAGTCCGCGAAGACCTCGTGGACGTGGGCCAGCGCCTCCTCGGCGGTCCGGTCGGGTGCGTACCGGAAATTGACCACGACGGTGCAGGCGTCCGGGATGACGTTGTTGGCGACGCCCCCCTCGATCCGTACGGCGTTCAGGCCCTCGTGGTATTCGAGGCCGTCGACGACCGGGCGGCGCGGTTCGTACGCGGCGAGGCGGGCCAGGATCGGGGCGGCGGCGTGGATGGCGTTGGACCCCATCCAGCCGCGCGCGGAATGGGCCCGCTCCCCCTCGGTGCGGAGGAAGACCCGCAGGGTGCCCTGGCAGCCGCCCTCGACCTCGGCGTCGGAGCCCTCCAGCAGGACCGCGAAGTCGCCCGTCAGCCAGTCGGGGTGGGCGTCGGCGATGTGGCCGAGCCCGTTGAGGTGCGCGGCCACCTCTTCGTTGTCGTAGAAGACGAAGGTCAGATCGCGGTTGGGCTCGGGCACGGTCGCGGCGATCCTCAGCTGGACCGCGACGCCGGACTTCATGTCGGAGCTGCCGCAGCCCCACAGCACCCCGTCGTCGTCGAGCCGGGACGGCACGTTGTCGGCGATCGGCACGGTGTCGATGTGCCCGGCGAGCACCACCCGCTCGGACCGGCCGAGGTTCGTCCTGGCCACGACGTTGTTGCCGTACCGGTCGACGGTCAGGTGCGGGAGGGTGCGCAGGGCCGACTCGATCGCGTCCGCGAGGTCCTTCTCCTGACCGCTGACCGAGGGGAAGTCGACGAGCCGGGCGGTGAGCGCCGGACCGTCCAGGGTGAGGTCAAGTGTGGTTTCGGGCATGGGACCGACCCTAAGGGACCGGCGCCTCCCGTCCGGATCGGGCGGGATCGGGGAGCGGTGCCGGGTTCACGGGCCCGGCATGATCCAGCAGAGGGGCCCTGGGGCCCTCGGCCCCGGTCCGGCACTCCAGTACGGTGGGCCCGTGCCCCGGACCGTCTCCCCCGCCCGCCGACACACCGGCCGCAGCCGCCTCCTGCGTATCGCTGCCGGCCTTGTCGTGCTCGCCGCGCTCGGCGGCTATCTGACCGTTCAGTACATAACCGGCAGCAAGGTCATCGAAGGGTGCGTCGTCGAGTCGGCCGATGGTTCGGACGGCGAGGGCCGTACGTACCGGATGAGCCCGGAACAGGCCGTCAACGCCGCGACGATCTCCGCGGTCGGCACCTCGCGCGGGATGCCGGAGCGTGCCGTGACGATCGCGCTGGCGACCGCGCTCCAGGAGTCCGGGCTGCGCAACATCGAGCACGGGGACCGGGATTCGCTGGGGCTGTTCCAGCAGCGCCCCTCGCAGGGCTGGGGCACCGAGAAGCAGATCCTGGACCCGGTCTACTCCGCCGGGGAGTTCTACCGGCATCTGGCCGAGGTCCCCGGCTACTCGCGGCTGCCGCTGACGGTCGCCGCGCAGCGGGTCCAGCGCAGCGGTTTCCCGCAGGCGTACGCGAAGCACGAGCCGGACGCGGCCCTGCTGGCGGCGGCGCTGACCGGTCGTACGCCCGCCTCGCTGAACTGCGCGCCGCCGCGGGCGACGGCCGCGAGCGCCGACTCGGCGAAGGTACGGGCGGAGCTGGTGCGGGCCTTCGGCAAGGACGTGCTGCCCGCGGTGACGACGGCGCCGCAGGACGGCGGGGCCGCGGCCGGTGCGGCGGCGACGAGCACGGTCTCGGTGCCGGTGCCCGCGACCCGGGCGTCCGGGGACGACGGCGCGGCCCGGCGCGGCTGGGAGCTCGCGCACTGGGCGGTCGCGCAGTCCGAGGCGCTCCGCCTGGCCGAGGTCTCGTACGGGGGCCGGGTGTGGGAGGCCGGGTCGGGCTGGCGGACGGAACGTAAGGATTCGGGCACCACCGACGTCCGGATCAAGCTCGCGCTCTAGTTCACGCGTTCACCCGGAAGTGCCATCCGGCCGGTTTTGAGCGCCCCCTCGCACAACCCCTCCCACCGCCGCCTTCCGGCACCTCGATTCCCTTGCCACCAAAGGGAAGCGACGGTTCATCGACGAACCCGGGAATGCAGCGTTTGCCCGGGTTCCTCCACTGCAGATGATCTGACGCATTACCGACTCTTTACCCAAGCCCACCGCAACCTCCCCCGCCCTTTCGACGGTTGTCATTGCGTCCGATCAACGGACAGACCTATTCCTCATTCCGTCGAAGGAGCATCATGTCCCTCCCCCTGACCCGCCGGATCGCCCGCGCCGCGCTGCTGATCGCCGCGGGTGCGGCCCCCGTGGTCGGCGCGGCCGGAGCCGCGGGTGCCGCGGAGCTGCCGCAGACCCCGGAGCTCGGCGGTCTGACCACCGTCGACGGTGCCGGTCTCGGCAAGACGGTCGACGGCGCGTCCCAGCAGGGCACCGAGGTGGCGGGCGACACCGGCGGCAAGATCGTCGGAACGACCCTCCCGGCCGCCAGCAAGACCGTCGGCAAGGCAGGTGCCAAGGCCACCCCCGCCGTGCAGAAGGCCGCGGGCGGCGCCGCGGGCAGCGCGGGCGAGGTCCTCGGCAACGCCACCGGTGCCGCGACCGGGGGCGGCCTGCCCACCCAGGGTCTGCCCACCCAGAACCTGCCGCTCGGCTGACCCGTCCCGGCCACCGGCCGGCAGCAGCACCACACACGCGCGGGGCCCCGGGAGTGCGCACTCCCGGGGCCCCGCGCGTGTACCGCCGTTCCCGGGCTCAGGCCAGCCGCTTGACCGCTACCGCCACCCGCTCGTCCGTCGCCGTGAACGCCACCCGTACGAAGCGGTCGCCGGCCGGTCCGTAGAAGTCGCCCGGCGCCACCAGGATGCCGAGCTCCGCCAGGTACGCCACGGTCTCCCAGCACGGTTCGTCACGCGTCGCCCACAGGTAGAGGCTCGCCTCGCTGTGCTCGATCCGGAAGCCGTGCGCCTCCAGCGCGGTGCGCAGGGCCGTGCGCCGCGCCGCGTACCGGGTCCGCTGCTCCGCGACGTGCTCGTCGTCGCCGAGCGCCGCGACCGCCGCCGCCTGGACCGGGGCCGGCGTCATCATGCCGCCGTGCTTGCGGATCAGCAGCAGCTCACTCAGCACGGCCGCGTCGCCCGCGATGAAGGCCGCGCGGTATCCGGCCAGGTTGGAGCGCTTGGAGAGCGAGTGGACGGCGACGATGCCCTCGTACGTACCGCCGCAGACGTCCGGGTGCAGCACGGAGACCGTTTCGGCCTCCCAGCCCAGCTCCAGGTAGCACTCGTCGCTGAAGACCAGCACGTCGTGCTCGCGGGCCCAGGCGACGATCCGGATCAGCTCGTCCTTGGACAGGACGCGGCCGGTCGGGTTCGACGGCGAGTTGAGCCAGAGCAGCTTGAGGCCGGCCGGGTCGAGCTCGGTCGGGTCGTCGTAGACGACGGGCTCGGCGCCACAGAGCCGGGCGCCCACCTCGTAGGTCGGGTAGGCCAGGCGCGGGTACGCCACCTTGTCGCCCGCGCCGAGACCGAGCTGGGTCGGCAGCCAGGCCACCAGTTCCTTGGAGCCGACGACCGGCAGGACGTTCCGGTCCGTCACCCCGACCGCGCCGAGCCGCCGCTCCACCCACCCGGTGATCGCGTCACGCAGCTCGGCGGTCCCCCATACCGTCGGATAGCCGGGGCTGTCCGCCGCGTCGACGAGCGCCCGCTGGATCAGCTCGGGCACCGGGTCGACGGGCGTGCCGACGGACAGGTCCACGATGCCGTCGGGGTGGGCCTCGGCCGTCGACTTGTAGGGCGCGAGCTTGTCCCAGGGGAAGACCGGGAGACGGGAGGAGACTGCGGACACGGATCTCTGCTTTCTCGTACGGGGGTCACGAGGGGCGTGCGGGTTCACGAGGGACACACGGAGTCACAAGGGACACTCGGGCCGCTCGTCACCCGGGCGTGGAAACGCCTCGGTCCCGCACGGTGACGAGCCGTACGGGACCGGGGCGGCGCACATGCTGGCCGCTGACTACTGGTTCTGCGGCGGCAGCGCGGCGATGAACGCGTGGTCGCGCTCGATCAGGCCCAGCTTGGAGGCACCACCGGGCGACCCGAGGTCGTCGAAGAACTCGACGTTGGCCTTGTAGTAGTCCTTCCACTCCTCGGGGGTGTCGTCCTCGTAGAAGATGGCCTCGACCGGGCACACCGGCTCACAGGCTCCGCAGTCGACGCATTCGTCCGGGTGGATGTACAAGGACCGCTGGCCCTCGTAGATGCAGTCGACGGGGCACTCTTCGATGCAGGCCTTGTCCTTTACGTCGACACAAGGCTGCGCGATGACGTAGGTCACGCTGTCGTTCCTCCTCGGTAGGGCGTTGGCTCTCGCGCGGGAGCGCGGCGTCGTCGATGCCCGCCCCTAGTATCTCCGTTCCGGGGCACGAACCGAACAGGAGGGGCATACAGAGCTGTGGAATTCACCATCGGCGGACAGCTCACGGTCCGAATCACACCGGCTGACGTGGGCAAACGGGTATCAGTCCGGCGTGTGTGCGAGACCGGCCCGCAAGGAGCGAAGTTCGCCGACACGGTAGGAGTTCTCACATCATGGGACGACGGTGTGCTCTCGATCACACCGAAGAGCGGTGAATCCGTCCGTATCGCGGAATCCGCGCTGGTGGCGGGCAAGGTGGTGCCCGCCGCTCCGGCCCGTCGGCGTGGTCCGGCGGCCTCCTTCGAAGAGCTCGCGCCCGTCTGCGCCCGTGCCTGGCAGCCGGTGGAGAGCGAGCCGCTGGGCGACTGGCGGCTGCGCGCCGCGCAGGGGTTCACCCGGCGCGCCAACTCCGTGCTGCCGCTCGGCGATCCGGGCGTCCCGCTCGACGAGGCGCTCGGGCGCGTCCGGCAGTGGTACGGGGAACGGGACCTGCCCGCGTACATCCAGACCGCGACCGGCGCCGAGGGCACCCAGGAGCTGCTCTGCGCGGAGCTCGAGGAGCGCGGATGGCGCCGCGAGGTGACGGCGGAGGTACGC contains the following coding sequences:
- a CDS encoding zf-HC2 domain-containing protein, translated to MSGTGPTPAEQHLGDRLAALVDGELKHDARERVLAHLATCAKCKAEAAAQRRLKSVFAQSAPPSPSEGFLARLQGLPGGPGGDDDSQDRPFGGSGRFADGLFPVIQPSGSRPDSSGNRPLGGFGFLPTPHGSTAVLPGGSSRSGFRIHEVGREAERSPWRGRRFAFAAASAVSLAAIALGGALQPGAGFSSAARATGAGNAVTPLEAPSRGESGGSVSRRGGSHGTLAARGSGDRSIAAAPSAVPSVAPAAPSATPAVLSSASLPGNPFAMHVLTNVSAPPLIRPTGTTPLFAEVFGRLAAPSPTSSAPPSGTQSSPPPWARPSASAFPTPADRGLPLSSRR
- the sigE gene encoding RNA polymerase sigma factor SigE, coding for MVGAPLDTTRADRGGAAAPVDRGGVLRRFLRSAGEPKSVTNIADRSSNVSATTATFASDGDSQAWTPPSWEEIVSTHSGRVYRLAYRLTGNQHDAEDLTQEVFVRVFRSLSTYTPGTFEGWLHRITTNLFLDMVRRKQRIRFDSLGDDAAERLPSREPSPQQVFNDTHFDADVQQALDTLAPEFRAAVVLCDIEGLSYEEIAATLGVKLGTVRSRIHRGRSHLRKALQHRSPEARAEQRSLAGAVLAGEGGTA
- a CDS encoding O-methyltransferase produces the protein MRQLRGQERVITANRQTSWAFADAFVAEDEALRWARDRAREAGLRSVSPGTGAALRLLAATTDAKAVAEIGTGTGVSGLYLLHGMRPDGVLTTVDPEPERQQFAREAFRAAGYAANRARFIPGRALDVLPRLADGGYDLMFCDGDRLESLDCLAESLRLLRPGGLVCFEGVFADGRTVDSAAQPAEVLRLRELLRAVRESQELMATLLPVGDGLLCAVRRG
- a CDS encoding DUF3117 domain-containing protein, producing the protein MAAMKPRTGDGPLEVTKEGRGIVMRVPLEGGGRLVVELTPDEADALGDALKKVVG
- a CDS encoding enoyl-CoA hydratase/isomerase family protein gives rise to the protein MADHMADSVRYEVSDGLATITINRPDAMNAMNTAAKVALRDALKSAAADTAVRAVLLTATGRAFCVGQDLKEHVATLESTREAGSGNALSTVQEHYNPIVRAIAEMPKPVVAGVNGVAAGAGFGFALACDYRVVADSASFNTSFAGVALTADSGVSWTLPRLIGQSRAADLLLFPRSISAQDAHELGIVNKLVPAADLAAEAAAVARALASGPTVAYAALKESLAYGAGHTLSEALEKEDELQTRAGASEDHTIAVQAFLHKEKPKYLGR
- a CDS encoding DNA-3-methyladenine glycosylase I, with protein sequence MSGGAEAAPDGGLRCPWGLSTEDYLTYHDTEWGRPVHGDDALFERLCLEAFQSGLSWLTILRRREGFRSAFAGFKIPAVAEFTDADKERLLADAGIIRNRAKIEATLANAKVLAGWGAGELDELIWSYAPDPAGRPAPRTLGDVPAVTPESTALAKDLKKRGVRFVGPTTAYALMQACGLVDDHLADCVARGGRA
- a CDS encoding DivIVA domain-containing protein, coding for MRVFWFLLVTMVVVVAAVTLAVVGGGKSAVLQDVAPEQLTDPLPATRPVGRADVDALRLPVAVRGYRMMDVDEALDRLSAELAERDARIAELESALAGAQATAVGGPGLIERPQEQPQPGRERPEDRPQEQSQQGWEGPENRPQEQPQQGWEGPEDRPQAPWEAPRQDPRPTEHPGEEPRR
- the folP gene encoding dihydropteroate synthase, encoding MRSGALRLGRREFGAHEPVIMAIVNRTPDSFYDQGATFRDEPALARVEQAIADGAAIVDIGGVKAGPGEEVTAEEEARRTVGFVAEVRRRHPDVVISVDTWRHDVGEAVCEAGADVLNDAWGGVDPKLAEVAARYGAGLVCTHAGGAEPRTRPHRIAYDDVMADILRVTVGLAERAVALGVRADGIMIDPGHDFGKNTRHSLEATRRLGEMTKTGWPVLVSLSNKDFVGETLDRPVKERVIGTLATTAVSAWLGAQVYRVHEVAETRQVLDMVASIAGHRDPAVARRGLA
- a CDS encoding TIGR00730 family Rossman fold protein, with protein sequence MGNPEGAQVPEEQRLGPVLRRREQVQPGTTDQRLLDTEGDSEWVHTDPWRVMRIQSEFVEGFGALAELPSAISVFGSARTPAGGPDYEAGVRIGKALVEAGFAVITGGGPGAMEAANKGAREAKGVSVGLGIELPFESGLNPHVDIGVNFRYFFVRKTMFVKYAQGFVVLPGGLGTLDELFEALTLVQTGKVTRFPIVLFGTEYWSGLVDWLRDTVVAQGKASEHDLLLFHVTDDVDEAVDLVTKEVGR
- the dapE gene encoding succinyl-diaminopimelate desuccinylase, with translation MPETTLDLTLDGPALTARLVDFPSVSGQEKDLADAIESALRTLPHLTVDRYGNNVVARTNLGRSERVVLAGHIDTVPIADNVPSRLDDDGVLWGCGSSDMKSGVAVQLRIAATVPEPNRDLTFVFYDNEEVAAHLNGLGHIADAHPDWLTGDFAVLLEGSDAEVEGGCQGTLRVFLRTEGERAHSARGWMGSNAIHAAAPILARLAAYEPRRPVVDGLEYHEGLNAVRIEGGVANNVIPDACTVVVNFRYAPDRTAEEALAHVHEVFADCGVAEFVVDDHSGAAMPGLSHPAAKAFMAAVGGTARPKFGWTDVSRFGSLGVPAVNYGPGDPLFAHKRDEHVVVERITHCEERLRSWLTG
- a CDS encoding ATP-binding protein; its protein translation is MSLPLTRRIARAALLIAAGAAPVVGAAGAAGAAELPQTPELGGLTTVDGAGLGKTVDGASQQGTEVAGDTGGKIVGTTLPAASKTVGKAGAKATPAVQKAAGGAAGSAGEVLGNATGAATGGGLPTQGLPTQNLPLG
- the dapC gene encoding succinyldiaminopimelate transaminase — protein: MSAVSSRLPVFPWDKLAPYKSTAEAHPDGIVDLSVGTPVDPVPELIQRALVDAADSPGYPTVWGTAELRDAITGWVERRLGAVGVTDRNVLPVVGSKELVAWLPTQLGLGAGDKVAYPRLAYPTYEVGARLCGAEPVVYDDPTELDPAGLKLLWLNSPSNPTGRVLSKDELIRIVAWAREHDVLVFSDECYLELGWEAETVSVLHPDVCGGTYEGIVAVHSLSKRSNLAGYRAAFIAGDAAVLSELLLIRKHGGMMTPAPVQAAAVAALGDDEHVAEQRTRYAARRTALRTALEAHGFRIEHSEASLYLWATRDEPCWETVAYLAELGILVAPGDFYGPAGDRFVRVAFTATDERVAVAVKRLA
- the fdxA gene encoding ferredoxin; amino-acid sequence: MTYVIAQPCVDVKDKACIEECPVDCIYEGQRSLYIHPDECVDCGACEPVCPVEAIFYEDDTPEEWKDYYKANVEFFDDLGSPGGASKLGLIERDHAFIAALPPQNQ